The Stigmatella aurantiaca DW4/3-1 genome contains the following window.
AATGCCAAGCTAGAGAAGGAGACCGGGGGATGTCCACAAAAAATGAATAAGCCGGATTTGACTTAATACGTCAAAGTCCACAAGCCAGAAGCGTGAGTCAATGCCGCCACGGAGGGGGGCAAGCCTGACTCACCTTGTTGGCATGTTCCGTCTTGTCTCATGTTTCCTCCTCGGGGCGAGGAAGCATGGCTCGGGACACGAGCGGCCGGGCCGGCTGTTGCGGCTCAGGGGGCCGGAGAAGCCTCGGCTGGCGCTCCTGTTTGCATGAGCCCCTCCAGGATGGACTGTGTTTTGCGCAGCGCATCTGATCCGGAGAAGTGGTGCCGCAGCCAGCCATCGGCATTGAAGATGAGGAACGATGGATGTTTGGTGACGCGGTAGGCTTTCGCCATGGAACCATCGTCCACCGCGATGGGACAGCTCAGCTCATGCTGCCGCGCGAAGGCCTCCACGGCGTTGGTGTCGCGCAGCTCCTC
Protein-coding sequences here:
- a CDS encoding TlpA disulfide reductase family protein, with amino-acid sequence MSMPKIPLKLLDPEGGWVNAPVHVSELDGQPILLHFWSMNCHDCAVQFAEVKRWIDAFGPRGLRIIGVDVTHSDEELRDTNAVEAFARQHELSCPIAVDDGSMAKAYRVTKHPSFLIFNADGWLRHHFSGSDALRKTQSILEGLMQTGAPAEASPAP